From the genome of Canis lupus familiaris isolate Mischka breed German Shepherd chromosome 8, alternate assembly UU_Cfam_GSD_1.0, whole genome shotgun sequence, one region includes:
- the OR6AA6 gene encoding olfactory receptor family 6 subfamily AA member 6: protein MDITNQTRVTEFIFLGFPGVLHLRITLFVIFLIVYLLSLVGNILIIFIVVLDSTLQMPMYIFLGNLSFLEIWYTTATMPKLLDTCLSQTVTISVSGCITQYYFFFSMGATECILLAVMAYDRYLAICSPLHYSLLMSIHICLWFSAGSWIGGFTSPLLSTILISHLNFCGPQKINHFFCDSDPIFKLSCSDTFLAEALSYTCSSVVILSSFLLTMSSYGHIIVTVMRLPSREAWKKALSTCTSHLTVVSIYYGTIIFAYVRPPAKYNFTIGKLISVFYCVVTPLINPLIYTLRNKEVKKAFRKVLAQKRFLLFRYMQEI, encoded by the coding sequence ATGGATATAACAAACCAAACAAGAGTGACAgagttcatttttcttgggtTCCCTGGTGTTCTACATCTGCGGATCACCTTGTTTGTGATATTTCTTATTGTATATCTGCTCTCCCTCGTGGGAAACATTCTTATCATTTTCATTGTTGTGTTAGATTCCACACTCCAAATGCCCATGTACATTTTCTTAGGAAATTTGTCATTCCTGGAGATCTGGTACACCACAGCCACGATGCCTAAATTACTGGACACCTGCCTCTCACAGACTGTTACCATCTCTGTTTCTGGTTGTATCACCCAGTACTACTTCTTTTTCTCCATGGGAGCTACAGAGTGCATCCTGCTGGCAGTGATGGCCTATGATCGGTACCTGGCCATATGCAGTCCTCTCCATTATTCACTCCTCATGAGTATCCATATCTGTCTGTGGTTTTCAGCTGGATCTTGGATTGGGGGATTCACTTCCCCTCTCCTGTCTACTATACTCATCTCACATCTCAACTTTTGTGGGCCTCAGAAGATTAACCATTTCTTTTGTGACTCAGACCCCATTTTCAAACTCTCCTGCTCAGATACATTTTTGGCAGAGGCCTTGAGCTACACATGTAGCTCTGTTGTGATTCTAAGTTCTTTCCTTCTCACTATGTCTTCCTATGGACACATCATAGTCACAGTAATGAGACTGCCTTCCCGTGAGGCTTGGAAGAAAGCATTATCCACTTGCACCTCCCACCTCACTGTGGTCTCTATCTATTATGGCACCATTATCTTTGCTTATGTTCGCCCTCCAGCCAAGTACAACTTCACTATTGGTAAATTAATCTCAGTGTTCTACTGTGTGGTCACTCCATTGATAAATCCTCTCATTTACACCCTGAGAAACAAAGAGGTGAAGAAAGCTTTCAGGAAGGTTCTAGCTCAAAAAAGATTTCTCTTGTTCAGATACATGCAAGAAATTTGA